One genomic segment of Gemmatimonadota bacterium includes these proteins:
- a CDS encoding amino acid permease has protein sequence MAEIDSNTAADPVVDTEDEGLVRGLGPLEATTIIVGGVIGSGIFQAPSAIASNVGSPGMSLLVWLVCGLLALCGGLCIAELGAMLPRTGGQYVYVREAYRRRWVTFIYGWSAFWLVWPVSIAAVANVFANYLASVVNIITADTGGQGIVLSDGAQAVIASACVLILMMINVVGVRWSGRVTNLFTFIKVAALGGLILLGLFMAEKGSMAHFSPLFGGGGTAVGGFALGAFGAAMVTGLFSYEGWTFSSYVAGEMRDPRRNLPLSIIVGTLFVIVIYLAANFVYMLVLPFEQVQTSQWIAADVMKVLLGDGGALFISIGVMCSTFGGVNVHMLVAPRLFFAQSRDGLFFKGLSRAHPRFRTPAASILAQGILAALFALTPRFEDIISYGSFTSYFFSILAIAAVIVLRFSRPDANRPYRTWGYPVTPLLFLAVISGYLVSLLTNVAFIYNTLIGLAIVAAGFPFYFYWEKKNKGN, from the coding sequence TTGGCTGAAATCGATTCGAATACCGCCGCTGATCCGGTAGTCGATACCGAAGACGAAGGTCTCGTTCGGGGGCTCGGTCCCCTCGAAGCCACCACCATCATCGTGGGCGGCGTCATCGGTTCCGGCATCTTCCAGGCGCCGAGCGCCATCGCCTCCAACGTAGGCTCGCCGGGCATGAGCCTGCTCGTCTGGCTGGTCTGCGGTCTCCTCGCCCTGTGCGGCGGGCTCTGCATCGCCGAACTCGGCGCCATGCTGCCCCGGACCGGCGGCCAGTACGTCTACGTCCGCGAAGCCTACCGCAGGCGCTGGGTTACCTTCATCTACGGCTGGTCCGCCTTCTGGCTCGTGTGGCCGGTTTCCATCGCCGCCGTCGCCAACGTATTCGCCAATTACCTGGCCAGCGTGGTCAACATCATCACCGCCGACACGGGCGGCCAGGGCATCGTCCTGAGCGACGGCGCCCAGGCGGTGATCGCCTCGGCGTGCGTGTTGATCCTGATGATGATCAACGTGGTCGGCGTCCGATGGAGCGGCCGGGTCACCAACCTGTTTACCTTCATCAAGGTTGCCGCGCTTGGCGGACTCATCCTGCTGGGTCTGTTCATGGCCGAGAAGGGATCGATGGCCCATTTCTCGCCGCTGTTCGGCGGTGGCGGGACGGCCGTCGGCGGATTCGCACTGGGCGCTTTCGGCGCGGCCATGGTGACCGGCCTGTTCTCGTACGAAGGATGGACCTTCTCCAGTTACGTCGCCGGGGAGATGCGCGACCCGCGCCGCAATCTCCCGCTGTCGATCATCGTCGGCACGCTCTTCGTAATCGTGATCTACCTGGCGGCGAACTTCGTGTACATGCTGGTCCTGCCCTTCGAGCAGGTCCAGACCTCGCAGTGGATCGCGGCGGACGTGATGAAGGTCCTGCTGGGCGACGGGGGTGCCCTCTTCATCTCGATCGGCGTGATGTGTTCCACCTTCGGCGGGGTTAACGTCCACATGCTGGTGGCTCCCCGCCTGTTTTTCGCCCAAAGCAGGGACGGTCTTTTCTTCAAGGGGCTCAGCCGCGCACACCCGAGATTCCGCACACCGGCGGCATCCATTCTCGCCCAGGGCATTCTGGCCGCCCTGTTCGCGCTGACGCCGAGATTCGAGGATATCATCTCCTACGGTTCCTTCACTTCTTACTTTTTTTCCATCCTCGCGATCGCCGCGGTCATCGTGCTGCGCTTCAGCCGGCCCGACGCGAATCGACCTTACAGGACCTGGGGCTATCCGGTTACGCCCCTCCTCTTCCTCGCCGTCATATCCGGTTACCTTGTGTCTCTGCTGACTAACGTGGCGTTCATCTACAATACGCTCATCGGCCTGGCCATCGTCGCCGCCGGCTTTCCCTTCTACTTCTACTGGGAAAAGAAAAACAAAGGAAACTGA
- a CDS encoding extracellular solute-binding protein codes for MNRRPVIRSLLRGLLLRGLLFTGVVFHAGDPAFISAQDRLVIVSPHWEGIRYEFTRGFDAFYREETGRGVEVEWMDVGGTSEIIRFIKSEFTGKPEGIGIDMMYGGGSDPFVELARLDLLAPYRLPDDQLDGLLAEAGGYPIYDAEYRWYGATMAGFGIMYNKRVAQLVELPVPETWEDLADPRLYSWVGSADPRKSGSAHVPFEIMLQVYGWERGWQIITALGANARGFANSGSQVPKDVTSGEVAYGMAIDFYAWAQINAVGPEMIGYTMPDNLTILNPDGISILKGAPNMAVAQAFLRYVLSEAGQRLWMQKPGTPGGPEQFQLNRFTVLPRLYQRIDPAHTSVTFNPFAWKSSFVYDAVKGAARRHIVDDMIGVFVIDAHAALQRTWRRAIETGDVERLLPSLGAVPITEEESLALDDRWRDQAFRNRTLLSWSRLAAEKYGSGASGWAGARYLLFSGSGLVLAGMVLYLWRLKRRSG; via the coding sequence TTGAACCGTCGGCCAGTCATTCGTTCCCTCCTACGGGGTCTCCTATTACGGGGACTCCTCTTTACGGGCGTCGTATTTCACGCCGGCGACCCGGCCTTCATCTCCGCGCAGGACCGCCTGGTCATCGTCTCTCCGCACTGGGAAGGCATCCGCTACGAATTCACCCGGGGTTTCGACGCCTTTTACCGCGAAGAAACCGGCCGCGGGGTCGAGGTCGAGTGGATGGACGTGGGTGGGACTTCAGAGATCATCCGGTTCATAAAGTCCGAGTTCACCGGCAAGCCGGAAGGCATCGGGATCGACATGATGTACGGCGGGGGCAGCGATCCGTTCGTGGAACTGGCGCGCCTCGACCTCCTGGCGCCTTACCGCCTTCCCGATGACCAGTTGGACGGGCTGCTGGCCGAGGCGGGCGGATATCCGATATACGACGCGGAATACCGGTGGTACGGCGCGACAATGGCCGGGTTCGGCATCATGTACAACAAGCGGGTGGCGCAACTCGTGGAACTGCCCGTGCCGGAGACCTGGGAAGACCTGGCCGATCCCCGGCTCTACTCGTGGGTCGGCTCGGCCGATCCCCGGAAGAGCGGCAGCGCGCACGTGCCTTTCGAGATCATGCTGCAGGTCTACGGCTGGGAACGGGGCTGGCAGATCATTACCGCCCTGGGCGCCAACGCCCGGGGGTTCGCGAACTCGGGAAGCCAGGTGCCCAAAGACGTGACGTCCGGCGAAGTGGCCTACGGGATGGCCATCGATTTCTACGCCTGGGCACAGATCAACGCCGTGGGCCCCGAGATGATCGGATATACCATGCCGGACAATCTCACGATCCTGAACCCGGACGGCATTTCCATTCTGAAAGGCGCGCCCAATATGGCCGTGGCGCAGGCCTTCCTTCGCTATGTCCTGTCCGAAGCCGGACAGCGCCTGTGGATGCAGAAACCCGGTACGCCGGGCGGGCCGGAGCAGTTCCAGCTGAACCGGTTCACGGTGCTGCCCCGCCTCTACCAGCGCATCGATCCGGCGCACACTTCGGTCACTTTCAATCCCTTTGCGTGGAAATCGTCCTTCGTGTACGATGCCGTGAAAGGCGCTGCGCGGCGTCATATCGTCGACGACATGATCGGCGTCTTCGTCATCGACGCCCACGCGGCCCTGCAGCGAACATGGCGGCGCGCCATCGAAACGGGCGACGTGGAGCGTCTCCTGCCGTCGCTGGGCGCCGTACCGATCACGGAGGAGGAATCGCTGGCCCTGGACGACCGCTGGCGGGACCAGGCCTTCCGGAACCGGACCCTGCTCTCGTGGAGCCGGCTGGCGGCCGAGAAGTACGGATCGGGCGCGTCCGGCTGGGCCGGCGCCAGGTACCTGCTCTTCTCCGGCAGCGGCCTGGTACTGGCGGGGATGGTGCTTTACCTTTGGAGGTTGAAGCGGAGAAGCGGTTGA